TCTCAAGGCAAATGGTCCAACGGACACTGCACACTGCTGGGTTCCACGGACGCAGACCAAGGAGGATGCCACTTCTCCAGATAAGGCACACAAAAGCCCGCTTGGCCTTTGCAAATGATCAtctggaaaaagaagaaaacttctggtcttctgttttatggtcagatgaaacaaaaattgaatTGTTTGGCCACAATGATGTATCCTTCATTTGGCGTAGAAAAGGAGAAGCCTTCAACCCTAAGAACACCATCTCCActgtcaaacatggtggtgggaACCTAATGCtttgggggtgtttttcagccaATGCACCAGGGAACCTAATCACAGTAAACAGCACCATGAAAAAAGAGCAATACATCAAGattctcaaaaacaaaatcaggcGGTCTGCAGAGACACTTGGCCTTGGGCACCAGTGGACATTTCAGCACgacaatgacccaaaacacacagcaaaagtgGTGAAGAAATGGTTGgtggacaaaaacattaatgttttgcATTGGCCCAGACAGAGTCCTGACTTGAATCCAATTGAGAATCTGTGGAGCGAGCTAAAGATTAGGGTGATGCCAAGGAGACCCTCCAACCTGAAAGAGTTGGAGCTCATCGCTAAAGATGAATGGGCAAAGATACCAGTGGTGACATGCAAAAAGCCAGTCAGCAATTATAGGAAGCGTTTGATTGCTGTAATAGCCAATAAAGGCTTTTCTATTGATTATTGAGAAGGGTATGAATAATTTTGGACATGCcactttttgttcaaatgtaaataaaagctgagaaatatatatttatatatatatatattttttttttacataatgatGCCTATTGTACATTGTCTTATTATCTTTTGGGAGAAGCCTGGGTCATTTCCGgtcaaaaaaaaacttggtgGTTGAATAAAAGTAACTTTAAGTAACAAAGTTCATACCCCTTTGCCAGGGGTATGAATAATTTCaggcttgtatgtgtgtgtatgtgtgtgtgtatatatatatatatcacactATTTAACACAGTGTATGAAATGTGAACAAGCAATAAAAACGTATGTtttcatgaacaaaaacatctttGGCTACTTGTTTGGTTTAATCTCCCAAGGGTTGAGTTCAACCCCTCCTTGTTGTTGAAGGTGTATAAAGACCTGCCATGAGATTTACAGTGTGTTGGCTTGGCCTGAAGAGCAGAGCTATGCCTTTGTTGAGACTGCTGTTCTCGGTTCTGCTAATAGGGAAGGGAGACTCTGTGTGTCGACTGCAAGGCTCAGCACAACCACCTGAACTGGCCCAGGATGGCGATCTTGTTATTGGAGGCATTTTTTCATTTCGCACAGGGCAGGATTATGTAACTaacacatttcagtcagttCCAGAAGTACGAAAGTGCAAAAAGTATGTATGTTTTAAATGGTTTATGTGTCTATGTGTATTATGTACTGAATTTGAGACATTAACCCACTTATATATTATTTCACACTATCTGTCACCACTCCAGCTTCATCTTAAGAGAATTCAAATTTGCTCAAACAATGATCTTTGCCATAAATGAGATCAACAATAATCCTGAAATGCTGCCTAATGTTAAACTTGGCTACAAGATTTATGATAACTGTGGAACTATGGACATACTGAGAGCGGCACTGGCATTGGTGAGTGGACTAAAAGGAGAAATCAGAGATGACAACTGCACTAAAGCTGAGACAGTACAAACCATCTTGGGACATTCAGGATCAAGACCAACTATTGCATTTGAACAGGTTGTTGGAAGGTTTCATATACCTGTGGtaagtaaaagaagaaaagcaaatgaAGTTAGTGTGAGgtgttatttattattgtgttgGCCTCATAtacttacagtatattactCTGTTCTGAAAAATCATTACTATTGGATGAATTTAAAGGTGATTATGCTTGACTGTTTGTATATTTCATTGCAGATTAGCCATTTTGCCACCTGTGCCTGTCTGAGCAACAAGAAAGAGTATCCCACTTTCTTCAGAACGATTCCCAGTGACTACTACCAGAGCAAAGCCTTGGCAAAGCTGGTCAGGCACTTTGGTTGGACCTGGATTGGGGCTATagctgtaaataataaatacggCCTCAATGGCGTAGCTGCATTTGTCCAAGGTGCACAAGAAAATGGAGTGTGCATTGAGTATTCTGAAGCATTTTCATCATCAGATCCACCTGATAGACTACAGAGAATAATAGAGATCATTAAGCATGGCACCTCCAAAGTTATCTTGGCTTTTATGTCTCACAGAGAAATTAAGTTGCTCTCAACAGCACTGTACAAACAGAATGTTACAGGACTGCAGTGGGTTGGCAGTGATGCCTGGATCACAGATCACTCTCTGACTGACAGCGAGGGACACAGCATCCTGGTGGGTTCACTAGGCTTCACTGTCAGCCGGGCTCAGATCCCCGGGCTGGAGGAGCACCTGAGGGAGCTCCTCCCCTCACAGTTCCCTGACAGTCAGTTTGTCAGAGATTTCTGGGAAAACACGTTCGACTGCTCTCTGAAtgaaactgcaaacacacaaagaaagccTTGCAGCGGTTTTGAGAGCTTACAAAATGTTGAATCACAGTTCACTGATGTGTCTGAGCTGAGATTCACTAACAATGTGTACAAGTCAGTTTATGCAGTGGCTCATGCTCTTGACAACCTGATCAAATGTGAGGATGGTAAAGGGCCCTTTTCAACCGGGGGCTGTGCTGATATCAAACACATTCAACCATGGCAGGTGAGGAACCATCAGTcaagtgtgacagtgagtgtgACAAGCAGGAATCTGTCATTTAATCTCTGTACAACTTCCTAACTAGGTTCTGCAATATCTCAGCACTGTGAATTTCACCACTGGGGAAGGGGAGAGAGTCTATTTTGACAAAAATGGAGACTCACCAGCAAGATATGAACTTGTTAATTTACAAATGACCAACAAAGGAACAATGGATGGAATAACAGTTGGCATTTATGATGCCTCTTTTCCAGAGAGTCATCAGTTTATAATGAATAACATCCCAGTTGTCTGGGGAAATGGGCTGACTGAGGTAAGGCAGAGACCGAAGTCTAGACTTAACTGTTCACTGATTTATTGAAAACTGCTTAATGTGAATGTTGGGTTTTATATTTCTGATGTGTATTAAACTTTACATATAGTACAAATTGTATACGAATTGTGTTTATGAATTATGTAGGAGGTGCCTGTGTCAGTCTGCAGTGAGAGCTGTTTGCAAGGAACTCATAAGGTCCTC
The Seriola aureovittata isolate HTS-2021-v1 ecotype China chromosome 4, ASM2101889v1, whole genome shotgun sequence genome window above contains:
- the LOC130168057 gene encoding extracellular calcium-sensing receptor-like, which translates into the protein MIFAINEINNNPEMLPNVKLGYKIYDNCGTMDILRAALALVSGLKGEIRDDNCTKAETVQTILGHSGSRPTIAFEQVVGRFHIPVISHFATCACLSNKKEYPTFFRTIPSDYYQSKALAKLVRHFGWTWIGAIAVNNKYGLNGVAAFVQGAQENGVCIEYSEAFSSSDPPDRLQRIIEIIKHGTSKVILAFMSHREIKLLSTALYKQNVTGLQWVGSDAWITDHSLTDSEGHSILVGSLGFTVSRAQIPGLEEHLRELLPSQFPDSQFVRDFWENTFDCSLNETANTQRKPCSGFESLQNVESQFTDVSELRFTNNVYKSVYAVAHALDNLIKCEDGKGPFSTGGCADIKHIQPWQVLQYLSTVNFTTGEGERVYFDKNGDSPARYELVNLQMTNKGTMDGITVGIYDASFPESHQFIMNNIPVVWGNGLTEEVPVSVCSESCLQGTHKVLQKGRPVCCYDCIPCPAGEISNLTDSIHCMKCPPEYWSNSQRDACIPKAIEFLVYDEILGMLLALFSLLGVFVTMITTLVFYCHKETPLVRANNSELSFLLLFSLTLCFLCSLTFIGRPSEWSCMLRHTAFGITFVLCISCVLGKTIVVLMAFRATLPGSNVMKWFGPAQQRLSVLAFTLIQVLICILWLTISPPFPFKNLLLYQDRIILECDLGSAVGFWAVLGYIGLLAVLCFILAFLARKLPDNFNEAKFITFSMLIFCAVWITFIPAYVSSPGKFTVAVEIFAILASSYGLLFCIFMPKCFIILFRPEQNTKKHIMGKTFNNDIHH